From a region of the Streptomyces sp. NBC_00193 genome:
- a CDS encoding ParA family protein, whose amino-acid sequence MAGSVHREPDAEESDTVRSDANLAGPMADPVPGPRSESPGDDVSRETSAPPLVDNEDTPIGRAAQIAVEALGRAGEGLPRPPKTRIMVVANQKGGVGKTTSTVNLAASLALHGARVLVVDLDPQGNASTALGIDHHADVPSIYDVLVDSRPLMEVVQPVADVEGLFCAPATIDLAGAEIELVSLVARESRLQRAIQAYEQPLDYILIDCPPSLGLLTVNALVAGAEVLIPIQCEYYALEGLGQLLRNVDLVRAHLNPTLHVSTILLTMYDGRTRLASQVAEEVRTHFGKEVLRTSIPRSVRISEAPSYGQTVLTYDPGSSGSLSYLEAAREIALRGAGFQYDPQHPHQGAGMNNTQSMAEGIQ is encoded by the coding sequence ATGGCAGGCTCTGTTCATCGCGAGCCAGATGCCGAGGAGAGTGACACCGTGCGGTCAGACGCCAACCTTGCGGGGCCGATGGCCGATCCGGTCCCCGGTCCCCGCTCTGAATCCCCGGGCGACGATGTTTCACGTGAAACATCGGCCCCGCCCCTGGTGGACAACGAGGACACGCCCATCGGCCGAGCCGCCCAGATCGCGGTCGAGGCCCTCGGGCGTGCAGGTGAGGGCCTGCCCAGGCCCCCGAAGACCCGGATCATGGTGGTGGCCAATCAGAAGGGCGGCGTGGGCAAGACCACGTCGACCGTGAACCTGGCCGCATCCCTGGCCCTGCACGGTGCACGGGTCCTCGTGGTCGACCTCGACCCGCAGGGCAACGCCTCCACGGCGCTGGGCATCGACCACCACGCCGACGTGCCCTCCATCTACGACGTGCTCGTGGACAGCCGCCCACTGATGGAGGTCGTCCAGCCGGTGGCCGACGTGGAGGGCCTCTTCTGCGCCCCGGCCACGATCGATCTCGCCGGTGCGGAGATCGAGCTGGTCTCCCTCGTGGCACGGGAGAGCCGTCTCCAGCGGGCCATCCAGGCGTACGAGCAGCCGCTCGACTACATCCTGATCGACTGCCCGCCCTCGCTGGGCCTGCTGACGGTGAACGCCCTGGTCGCGGGCGCGGAGGTGCTGATCCCGATCCAGTGCGAGTACTACGCGCTGGAGGGTCTCGGTCAGCTGCTGCGCAATGTGGACCTGGTGCGGGCCCACCTGAACCCGACCCTGCACGTGTCCACGATCCTGCTGACGATGTACGACGGCAGGACCCGGCTGGCCTCGCAGGTGGCGGAGGAGGTGCGCACGCACTTCGGCAAGGAGGTGCTGCGCACGAGCATCCCGCGGTCGGTCCGCATCTCCGAGGCTCCGAGCTACGGGCAGACGGTGCTGACCTACGATCCGGGTTCCAGCGGTTCCCTCTCCTATCTGGAGGCTGCGCGGGAGATCGCGCTGCGCGGGGCCGGATTCCAGTACGACCCCCAGCACCCCCATCAGGGTGCGGGCATGAACAACACGCAGAGCATGGCGGAGGGGATCCAGTGA
- a CDS encoding ParB/RepB/Spo0J family partition protein — protein MSERRRGLGRGLGALIPAAPQEKVPPVIGAGSTSPSAMPVLPSERGIAAAKLASLAQADVSRETSSVAASVSEPEPVAAPEAGEVAGATFAELPMDSITPNPRQPREVFDEDALAELVTSIQEVGLLQPVVVRQSGPGRYELIMGERRWRACREAGLNRIPAIIRATDDEKLLLDALLENLHRAQLNPLEEAAAYDQLLQDFKCTHDQLADRIGRSRPQVSNTLRLLKLSPPVQRRVAAGVLSAGHARALLSVDNSEEQDRLAHRIVAEGLSVRAVEEIVALMGSESPSAVKPKGPRAGARVAPALSELATRLSDRFETRVKVDLGQKKGKITVEFASMEDLERILGTLAPGEGRVLDQGAAGE, from the coding sequence GTGAGTGAGCGACGTAGGGGTCTGGGGCGGGGGCTCGGCGCGCTGATTCCCGCGGCTCCCCAGGAGAAGGTGCCGCCGGTGATCGGTGCCGGGTCGACGTCTCCGTCGGCGATGCCGGTGCTGCCCTCGGAGCGGGGCATCGCGGCGGCGAAGCTGGCTTCGCTGGCGCAGGCCGATGTTTCACGTGAAACATCATCGGTGGCCGCGTCCGTGAGCGAGCCCGAGCCGGTCGCCGCTCCGGAGGCCGGGGAGGTGGCGGGGGCCACGTTCGCGGAGCTCCCGATGGACTCCATCACGCCGAACCCGCGGCAGCCGCGCGAGGTGTTCGACGAGGACGCGCTGGCCGAGCTGGTGACCTCCATTCAGGAGGTGGGTCTGCTCCAGCCGGTGGTGGTGCGCCAGTCCGGCCCGGGCCGCTATGAGCTGATCATGGGCGAGCGGCGCTGGCGGGCGTGCCGGGAGGCCGGCCTGAACCGTATTCCGGCGATCATCCGGGCCACGGACGACGAGAAGCTGCTGCTGGACGCGCTCCTGGAGAACCTGCACCGGGCGCAGCTGAATCCCTTGGAGGAGGCGGCCGCGTACGACCAGCTGCTCCAGGACTTCAAGTGCACGCACGACCAGCTGGCGGACCGGATCGGGCGTTCCCGTCCGCAGGTCTCGAACACGCTGCGTCTGCTGAAGCTCTCTCCGCCCGTGCAGCGGCGGGTGGCGGCGGGTGTGCTGTCGGCGGGCCACGCGCGGGCCCTGCTGTCGGTGGACAACTCCGAGGAGCAGGACCGGCTGGCGCACCGGATCGTGGCCGAGGGGCTCTCGGTGCGTGCGGTCGAGGAGATCGTGGCGCTGATGGGTTCGGAGTCGCCGAGTGCGGTGAAGCCGAAGGGCCCGCGTGCGGGTGCCCGGGTGGCGCCCGCGCTCAGTGAGCTGGCGACGCGGCTGTCGGACCGGTTCGAGACGCGGGTGAAGGTGGATCTGGGCCAGAAGAAGGGCAAGATCACCGTCGAGTTCGCGTCGATGGAGGACCTGGAGCGCATTCTGGGGACCCTGGCGCCGGGCGAGGGCCGGGTGCTGGACCAGGGCGCTGCCGGGGAGTAA
- a CDS encoding GNAT family N-acetyltransferase, with protein MGRRLVPLTLDNLQDLPRRCRSCVFWELDPVSGEAAVKAGNPAEEKEAWISAVLLEWGSCGRVVYVDEVPVGFVLYAPPAYVPRATAFPTSPVSPDAVQLITSWIMPGYQGQGLGRVMVQTVAKDLLRRGFRAIEAFGDARWDGPACLLPADHLLAVGFKTVRPHPTRPRLRLELRSTLSWKEDVELALDRLLGAARKEPALRPL; from the coding sequence ATGGGTCGTCGGCTGGTACCTCTCACGCTGGACAACCTTCAAGACCTGCCCCGGCGTTGCCGGTCCTGTGTCTTCTGGGAGCTGGACCCCGTCAGCGGCGAGGCTGCCGTGAAGGCGGGGAACCCTGCCGAGGAGAAGGAGGCGTGGATCTCCGCCGTCCTCCTGGAGTGGGGCTCGTGCGGCCGGGTGGTCTACGTGGACGAGGTTCCCGTGGGCTTCGTGCTGTACGCGCCGCCGGCGTACGTGCCGCGTGCGACCGCGTTCCCGACCAGCCCGGTGTCCCCGGACGCCGTACAGCTCATTACCTCGTGGATCATGCCGGGGTATCAGGGCCAGGGGCTGGGGCGGGTGATGGTCCAGACGGTGGCGAAGGATCTGCTGCGCAGGGGGTTCCGGGCGATCGAGGCCTTCGGGGACGCCCGGTGGGACGGTCCGGCCTGCCTGCTGCCTGCGGACCATCTGCTGGCCGTGGGGTTCAAGACGGTACGCCCGCATCCGACGCGTCCCCGGCTGCGGTTGGAGCTGCGGTCCACGCTGTCGTGGAAGGAAGACGTGGAGCTGGCCCTGGACCGGTTGCTGGGCGCGGCCCGGAAGGAACCGGCGCTGCGTCCGCTGTGA
- the trxA gene encoding thioredoxin produces MAGTLKTVTDASFDDDVLKSDKPVLVDFWAAWCGPCRQIAPSLEAIAAEYGDEIEIVKLNIDENPETAAKYGVMSIPTLNVYQGGEVVKTIVGAKPKAAILRDLDGFVTSKA; encoded by the coding sequence GTGGCCGGCACCCTCAAGACCGTCACCGACGCAAGCTTCGATGACGACGTCCTCAAGAGCGACAAGCCCGTCCTGGTGGACTTCTGGGCCGCCTGGTGCGGTCCGTGCCGCCAGATCGCTCCGTCCCTCGAGGCCATCGCCGCCGAGTACGGTGACGAGATCGAGATCGTCAAGCTCAACATCGACGAGAACCCGGAGACGGCGGCCAAGTACGGCGTCATGTCCATCCCGACCCTGAACGTCTACCAGGGCGGCGAGGTCGTCAAGACCATCGTCGGCGCCAAGCCGAAGGCCGCCATCCTGCGCGACCTCGACGGCTTCGTCACCAGCAAGGCCTGA
- the trxB gene encoding thioredoxin-disulfide reductase, protein MSDVRNVIIIGSGPAGYTAALYTARASLKPLVFEGAVTAGGALMNTTEVENFPGFQDGIMGPDLMDNMRGQAERFGAELIPDDVVSVDLTGEIKTVTDTAGTVHRAKAVIVTTGSQHRKLGLPNEDALSGRGVSWCATCDGFFFKEHDIAVIGGGDTAIEEATFLSRFAKSVTIVHRRDSLRASKAMQDRAFADPKIKFAWDSEVAEIHGEQKLTGLTLRNTKTGETSALPVTGLFIAVGHDPRTELFKDQLDLDAEGYLKVDAPSTRTSLTGVFGAGDVVDHTYRQAITAAGTGCSAALDAERFLAALADAEKAHAAV, encoded by the coding sequence GTGAGCGACGTACGAAACGTGATCATCATCGGCTCCGGGCCGGCCGGTTACACGGCCGCCCTGTACACCGCACGCGCTTCGCTCAAGCCGCTGGTCTTCGAAGGTGCCGTCACCGCCGGTGGCGCGCTGATGAACACCACCGAGGTCGAGAACTTCCCCGGCTTCCAGGACGGCATCATGGGTCCGGACCTCATGGACAACATGCGCGGCCAGGCGGAGCGCTTCGGCGCCGAGCTGATTCCGGACGACGTCGTGTCCGTGGACCTCACCGGTGAGATCAAGACCGTCACCGACACCGCCGGCACCGTGCACCGCGCCAAGGCCGTGATCGTGACCACCGGTTCCCAGCACCGCAAGCTCGGCCTGCCCAACGAGGACGCCCTCTCCGGACGCGGCGTCTCCTGGTGCGCCACCTGCGACGGGTTCTTCTTCAAGGAACACGACATCGCCGTGATCGGCGGCGGTGACACCGCGATCGAGGAAGCCACCTTCCTCTCCCGGTTCGCCAAGTCCGTCACGATCGTCCACCGCCGCGACTCCCTGCGCGCCTCCAAGGCCATGCAGGACCGCGCCTTCGCCGACCCGAAGATCAAGTTCGCCTGGGACAGCGAGGTCGCAGAGATCCACGGCGAGCAGAAGCTCACCGGTCTGACCCTGCGCAACACCAAGACCGGTGAGACCTCCGCCCTGCCCGTGACCGGCCTCTTCATCGCCGTCGGCCACGACCCGCGCACCGAGCTCTTCAAGGACCAGCTCGACCTCGACGCGGAGGGCTACCTCAAGGTCGACGCCCCCTCCACCCGCACCAGCCTCACCGGTGTGTTCGGCGCGGGCGACGTGGTCGACCACACCTACCGTCAGGCCATCACCGCCGCGGGCACGGGTTGCTCCGCGGCCCTCGACGCCGAGCGCTTCCTCGCCGCCCTCGCGGACGCCGAGAAGGCGCACGCGGCGGTCTGA
- a CDS encoding anti-sigma factor encodes MNPTTGATGTIGHPDVSEISELAEGLLSPSRTAEVRSHLGACPLCADVRASLEEIRALLGTLPGPARMPADISGRIDAALAAEALLDATAPHREPEPVSPAGAADGSPGPDGPDVSRETPAAPLGEKGALRPSGHPAGATGPGRRRARRRVALAGGLLAACAAGVLVFGLTSGDQAGQDMTARSDASTAQSGSGTPEYTAQGLPGTVRQLLASAARGDQAAGERNNTFGVENSPASEPSLAPGDGGAPKAPACVQKATGRTETPLGFESGTYEGKDVFLLVLPHPGDPASVDAYLVGSACVTDPSAAPGKPLLTRTYPRS; translated from the coding sequence GTGAACCCCACAACCGGCGCGACCGGCACGATCGGGCACCCCGACGTCTCGGAGATCTCCGAGCTGGCGGAAGGCCTCCTCTCCCCGTCGCGCACGGCGGAGGTACGCAGCCATCTCGGCGCCTGCCCCCTGTGCGCGGACGTCCGTGCCTCCCTGGAGGAGATCCGGGCCCTGCTCGGCACCCTGCCCGGCCCCGCCCGGATGCCCGCCGACATCTCCGGCCGGATCGACGCGGCCCTCGCCGCCGAAGCACTCCTCGACGCCACCGCGCCGCACAGGGAGCCCGAGCCCGTCAGCCCCGCCGGAGCGGCCGACGGGTCGCCCGGTCCCGACGGTCCCGATGTTTCACGTGAAACGCCCGCCGCCCCGCTCGGTGAGAAGGGCGCCCTGCGGCCCTCCGGTCACCCGGCCGGCGCAACCGGCCCCGGACGGCGTCGCGCACGCCGCCGCGTCGCTCTTGCGGGCGGGCTGCTCGCGGCGTGCGCCGCCGGTGTCCTGGTGTTCGGCCTGACGTCCGGCGACCAGGCCGGCCAGGACATGACCGCGCGGAGCGACGCATCCACCGCGCAGTCCGGATCCGGCACGCCCGAGTACACCGCTCAGGGGCTCCCCGGCACGGTGCGCCAGCTCCTCGCCTCCGCCGCCCGTGGCGACCAGGCTGCGGGGGAGCGGAACAACACCTTCGGAGTGGAGAACAGCCCCGCGTCCGAACCGAGCCTCGCCCCGGGCGACGGCGGGGCGCCCAAGGCACCCGCCTGCGTCCAGAAGGCCACCGGCCGGACCGAGACCCCGCTGGGCTTCGAGTCCGGCACCTACGAGGGCAAGGACGTCTTCCTCCTCGTCCTGCCCCACCCCGGCGACCCCGCCTCCGTGGACGCCTATCTCGTCGGCTCCGCCTGCGTCACCGACCCCTCGGCCGCGCCCGGAAAGCCTCTGCTCACCCGTACCTATCCCAGGAGCTGA
- the sigM gene encoding RNA polymerase sigma factor SigM — protein MDEATPIGGSSDQELLSLHAAGDPDAFGELVRRHRDRLWAVALRTLGDREEAADAVQDALVSAYRAAHTFRGESAVTTWLHRITVNACLDRARKAASRRTSPLDDTDRLERLLEPHESAEAPAERQDLHRQLLAALSTLPADQRAALVLVDMQGYPVAEAARILDVPVGTVKSRCARGRAKLVPLLTHLRTHTGDNTDTERGRNRTPGTTVPPAADRGDPTPDPNAVKGGGGRA, from the coding sequence TTGGACGAGGCGACACCCATCGGCGGCAGCAGCGACCAGGAGCTCCTGTCGCTGCACGCCGCCGGTGACCCGGACGCCTTCGGTGAGCTCGTGCGCAGGCACCGCGACCGGCTCTGGGCCGTAGCCCTGCGCACCCTCGGCGACCGGGAGGAGGCCGCCGACGCCGTGCAGGACGCCCTCGTCTCCGCCTACCGCGCCGCGCACACCTTCCGCGGCGAATCCGCCGTCACGACCTGGCTGCACCGCATCACCGTGAACGCCTGCCTGGACCGGGCCCGCAAGGCCGCCTCCCGCAGGACGTCACCCCTCGACGACACGGACCGCCTGGAGCGCCTCCTGGAGCCCCACGAGTCCGCCGAGGCCCCCGCGGAGCGCCAGGACCTCCACCGGCAGCTACTGGCCGCCCTGAGCACCCTCCCGGCCGATCAGCGGGCCGCCCTCGTCCTCGTCGACATGCAGGGCTACCCCGTCGCCGAGGCCGCCCGCATCCTCGACGTCCCCGTCGGCACCGTGAAGAGCCGCTGCGCCCGCGGCAGGGCCAAACTCGTCCCGCTCCTCACTCATCTGCGCACGCATACCGGGGATAACACCGATACCGAGCGGGGAAGGAACCGGACACCGGGGACAACCGTCCCACCGGCGGCAGACCGCGGGGACCCGACCCCGGATCCCAACGCAGTGAAGGGCGGAGGTGGACGAGCGTGA
- a CDS encoding protein kinase family protein, whose protein sequence is MAERSTAAVDVADNSGDEPLAAETAQATADGVDTQNGQAADGTMPEKDGDRRTPAPAAAPELHSGHKLARRYRLEECVTRLDGFSSWRAMDEKLRRAVGVHLLPADHARARAVLAAARSSALLGDPRFVQVLDAVEENDLVYVVHEWLPDATELTAVLAAGPMEPHEAYQLVSQVSQAMAAAHREGLAHLRLTPSAILRTSTGQYRIRGLAVNAALRGITSETPQRTDTEAIGALLYASLTQRWPYENDAYGLTGLPKGVGLIAPDQVRAGVHRGLGELAMRALANDGATASRQEPACTTPEELSKAVAAMPRIRPPEPTFTAPPEYQHTTYQQGSYGRPQGPGMPTAQVLTVVPPPPPLTSRTGRVLKWGVAALLIAALGLGSWQLADTLLNRSNQGSTNGSQTTQQKPADIEEKKAPALLTITGAREYAPDDKPQDAGSVRNTYDRDSTTYWRTKYYLDGPDLKPSIKAGVGIVYDLGSEHEVTSASIEVRFAGNHTTTTLYAVDSLAPSGTVSSMPKLATAKTSDSSFTLTVEEPVKTRYVLLWMTAMPWAPPEGGSGAGYKQAITDVKFTG, encoded by the coding sequence GTGGCGGAACGTAGCACGGCTGCCGTCGACGTGGCCGACAACAGCGGCGACGAGCCGCTGGCCGCGGAGACGGCCCAGGCCACGGCCGACGGGGTGGACACCCAGAACGGACAAGCCGCGGACGGAACCATGCCCGAGAAGGACGGCGACCGCAGGACCCCGGCACCTGCTGCCGCGCCCGAACTGCACAGCGGCCACAAGCTGGCCCGACGCTACCGGCTCGAAGAATGCGTCACCCGTCTGGACGGATTCAGCAGCTGGCGTGCGATGGACGAGAAGCTGCGCCGGGCCGTGGGCGTCCACCTGCTGCCCGCCGACCACGCGCGGGCCCGCGCCGTCCTGGCCGCCGCCCGCTCCTCGGCCCTGCTCGGCGACCCCCGGTTCGTCCAGGTCCTCGACGCCGTGGAGGAGAACGACCTCGTCTACGTCGTCCACGAGTGGCTGCCCGACGCCACGGAGCTCACCGCGGTCCTCGCCGCCGGCCCCATGGAGCCGCACGAGGCCTACCAGCTCGTCAGCCAGGTCTCCCAGGCCATGGCCGCCGCACACCGCGAGGGCCTGGCGCACCTGCGCCTGACCCCCAGCGCGATACTGCGCACCTCCACGGGCCAGTACCGCATCCGCGGCCTCGCCGTGAACGCCGCCCTGCGCGGCATCACCAGCGAGACCCCGCAGCGCACGGACACCGAGGCCATCGGCGCCCTCCTGTACGCCTCGCTGACCCAGCGCTGGCCCTACGAGAACGACGCCTACGGCCTCACCGGCCTGCCCAAGGGCGTCGGCCTGATCGCCCCCGACCAGGTCCGCGCGGGCGTGCACCGGGGTCTGGGCGAGCTGGCCATGCGCGCCCTCGCCAACGACGGGGCCACCGCCTCCCGTCAGGAACCCGCCTGCACCACTCCGGAAGAGCTCTCCAAGGCCGTGGCCGCGATGCCCCGCATCCGGCCGCCGGAGCCCACCTTCACCGCGCCTCCGGAGTACCAGCACACCACCTACCAGCAGGGCAGCTACGGCAGGCCCCAGGGCCCCGGCATGCCCACCGCGCAGGTCCTCACCGTCGTCCCCCCGCCGCCGCCCCTGACGAGCCGTACCGGGCGCGTCCTCAAGTGGGGCGTGGCCGCCCTGCTGATCGCCGCCCTCGGTCTGGGCAGCTGGCAGCTCGCCGACACCCTGCTCAACCGGAGCAACCAGGGCAGCACCAACGGCAGCCAGACCACGCAGCAGAAGCCCGCGGACATCGAGGAGAAAAAGGCACCGGCGCTCCTGACCATCACCGGTGCACGCGAGTACGCACCCGACGACAAGCCCCAGGACGCGGGATCCGTCAGGAACACCTACGACAGGGATTCCACCACGTACTGGCGCACCAAGTACTACCTCGACGGTCCCGATCTGAAGCCGTCCATCAAGGCCGGCGTCGGCATCGTCTACGATCTCGGATCCGAGCACGAGGTCACCAGTGCCTCCATAGAGGTGCGGTTCGCGGGCAACCACACCACCACCACGCTCTACGCGGTCGACTCCCTCGCCCCCTCCGGCACGGTCTCCTCCATGCCGAAGCTGGCCACGGCCAAAACCTCCGACAGCAGCTTCACCCTGACCGTCGAAGAGCCGGTCAAGACCCGGTACGTCCTCCTGTGGATGACCGCCATGCCGTGGGCTCCCCCCGAGGGCGGCAGCGGTGCCGGGTACAAGCAGGCCATCACCGACGTGAAGTTCACAGGCTGA
- the murJ gene encoding murein biosynthesis integral membrane protein MurJ encodes MNAPYEGDRAQGTGGPAPSQGTAPGAPVPGQVPAPAPAPDHDPYVQDAYAYDPYRAQDLSAQDPVAEVLYDRASHPPPPPGTFQEPGPLYAAPAAPSYAPDPRVWAQTPPPEPDGPSRHLPYGDHATTTQFVGVDSLVTKAADQDPRPDAFAHLYRDQDAAPRTPAEDAPVAAPAPSKPAGRASSLLKSSALMAAGTIVSRITGFLRTLVIAGAIGVATLNDSYQVANTLPTMIYVLVGGGALNAVFIPQLVRAMKNDEDGGEAYANRLLTLVMVLLGAVTVVCVLAAPLFIGMMSQKIADDPARLDVAVAFAHYCLPTMFFMGVHVVLGQILNARGRFGAMMWTPVLNNIVVIATFGAFIWAFGGFTTTGVTEAGITPEGVRLLGLGTLLGLVVQSLAMLPYLRDAGFKPRLRFDWKGHGLGKAAGLAKWTFFFVLANQLGLIVVTQLATWAGEVADKQGHGGTGITGYNYALLLWQMPQAIITVSVMTAVLPRISRSAHDGDASAVRDDISYGLRTSAVAIVPCAFAFLALGVPMAGLLYAGSGTQSAQNIGFILMAFGLGLIPYSVQYVVLRGFYAYEDTRTPFYNTVIVAAVNAGMSAVAFFVLPARWAVVGMAAAYGLGYAVGVGVAWRRLRTRLGGDLDGAHVMRTYTRLIGACVPAAAVAGAVAFAVLHFIGSGALGSLTALVAGGISLAAVFLVAAKRMRIEELNAMVGMVRGRLGR; translated from the coding sequence ATGAACGCGCCGTACGAAGGTGACCGCGCGCAGGGCACTGGCGGGCCTGCGCCCTCCCAGGGCACTGCCCCCGGCGCCCCGGTGCCGGGGCAGGTTCCCGCGCCCGCGCCCGCGCCGGACCACGACCCCTATGTCCAGGACGCCTACGCCTACGACCCGTACCGGGCGCAGGACCTCTCCGCCCAGGATCCGGTGGCGGAGGTCCTCTACGACCGGGCCTCGCACCCGCCGCCACCGCCCGGCACCTTCCAGGAGCCCGGCCCGCTCTACGCGGCCCCGGCGGCCCCCTCCTACGCCCCGGACCCGAGGGTGTGGGCCCAGACCCCGCCGCCCGAGCCGGACGGCCCCTCCCGGCACCTTCCCTACGGCGACCACGCCACGACCACGCAGTTCGTCGGCGTGGACTCCCTCGTGACCAAGGCCGCCGACCAGGACCCCCGCCCCGACGCCTTCGCCCACCTCTACCGGGACCAGGACGCGGCGCCCCGCACGCCCGCCGAGGACGCGCCCGTGGCCGCCCCGGCACCGAGCAAGCCCGCCGGACGCGCCTCCAGCCTGCTCAAGTCCAGCGCCTTGATGGCCGCCGGCACCATCGTCTCCCGCATCACCGGCTTCCTGCGGACCCTCGTGATCGCCGGTGCGATCGGCGTCGCCACCCTCAACGACAGCTACCAGGTCGCCAACACCCTGCCGACGATGATCTACGTCCTGGTCGGCGGCGGCGCCCTCAACGCCGTCTTCATCCCGCAGCTCGTGCGCGCGATGAAGAACGACGAGGACGGGGGAGAGGCGTACGCCAACCGGCTGCTGACCCTCGTCATGGTCCTGCTGGGCGCCGTCACCGTGGTCTGCGTGCTCGCGGCCCCGCTGTTCATCGGCATGATGTCGCAGAAGATCGCCGACGACCCCGCGCGCCTGGACGTCGCCGTCGCCTTCGCCCACTACTGCCTGCCCACCATGTTCTTCATGGGCGTGCACGTGGTCCTCGGTCAGATCCTCAACGCCCGCGGCCGGTTCGGCGCGATGATGTGGACCCCGGTCCTCAACAACATCGTCGTCATCGCCACCTTCGGCGCCTTCATCTGGGCCTTCGGCGGCTTCACCACCACGGGCGTCACCGAGGCCGGCATCACCCCCGAAGGCGTCCGGCTCCTGGGCCTCGGCACCCTGCTCGGCCTCGTCGTCCAGTCCCTGGCGATGCTTCCCTACCTGCGCGACGCCGGCTTCAAGCCGCGCCTGCGGTTCGACTGGAAGGGCCACGGCCTCGGCAAGGCCGCCGGCCTGGCCAAGTGGACGTTCTTCTTCGTCCTCGCCAACCAGCTCGGCCTCATCGTCGTCACCCAGCTCGCCACCTGGGCGGGCGAGGTCGCCGACAAGCAGGGCCACGGCGGTACCGGCATCACCGGCTACAACTACGCCCTACTGCTCTGGCAGATGCCGCAGGCCATCATCACCGTCTCCGTCATGACCGCCGTCCTGCCGCGCATTTCCCGGTCCGCCCACGACGGCGACGCCTCCGCCGTCCGTGACGACATCTCCTACGGACTGCGCACCTCGGCCGTCGCGATCGTGCCCTGCGCCTTCGCGTTCCTCGCCCTCGGCGTCCCCATGGCAGGCCTGCTCTACGCCGGTTCCGGCACCCAGAGCGCCCAGAACATCGGCTTCATCCTGATGGCCTTCGGCCTCGGACTGATCCCCTACTCCGTCCAGTACGTGGTCCTGCGCGGCTTCTACGCCTACGAGGACACCCGGACGCCCTTCTACAACACGGTCATCGTGGCCGCCGTCAACGCGGGCATGTCCGCCGTCGCCTTCTTCGTGCTCCCCGCCCGCTGGGCCGTCGTCGGCATGGCCGCCGCCTACGGCCTCGGCTACGCCGTGGGCGTCGGTGTCGCCTGGCGCCGACTGCGCACCCGCCTCGGCGGCGATCTCGACGGGGCGCACGTGATGCGCACCTACACCCGGCTCATCGGCGCCTGCGTCCCCGCCGCCGCCGTGGCCGGCGCCGTCGCCTTCGCCGTCCTGCACTTCATCGGCAGCGGAGCCCTCGGTTCCCTCACCGCCCTGGTGGCCGGCGGCATCTCCCTGGCGGCGGTGTTCCTCGTCGCCGCCAAGCGGATGCGCATCGAAGAACTCAACGCCATGGTCGGGATGGTCCGCGGGCGCCTGGGGCGCTGA